GACGCTCAGCGCATAAAGCGCGGCATCCCGTCGACTGTATTCGTGGCTCGTCGCCGGCACCTGCCAATTGCGCAGGCGCCGCGCTTGCTCGGCGGTCATGCTCATCGCTGGGGCGCCTCGAGGATGGTGACGACGCAGGCCGCCTCTTCTACCCCGTGGAAGCCGCCGCCGTTTTCCGCAAGGCCGAGCTTGGGCGTCGCGACCTGACGCTCTCCGGCTTCGCCGCGCAACTGCGTCACCAGTTCGACGATCTGGATCGCGCCGGTTGCGCCGATCGGATGTCCTTTCGAAAGCAGGCCGCCTGACACGTTGATCGGGAGCCGGCCGCCAAGCGTCGTATCGCCGCTTTCGACCAGTGGTCCCCCTTCGCCATAGGCGCAGAAGCCGACATTCTCGCTGTGAATGATCTCGGCGATGGCCGACGCGTCGTGGAGTTCGGCGACCGAAATGTCGGCGGGGCCGACACCGGCCCGTTCATAGGCGCGGTCGGCCGCGACCCTGGTCAAGTGCTTGTCATATTCCTCGATCGACCGGTCGCTGCTGCTGCTCACCCCGATGCCGCGTATCGCGACGGCGCGCCTGGAGCCAAGGCGCGCGACCGCCCCTGCGGACGCGATGACCAGCGCAGCGGAGCCGTCGCTCATCGGAGCGCACATCGCGCGCGTGATTGGCCACGCAATCAGACGGTCGGCAAGAACCTCATCCACCGTCATCGGGAAGCGGTATTGGGCGTTGGGGTTGAATTGCGAGTGGCAATGATTCTTGGCGGCGACAGCGGCGATCTGGCGCCGTGTCGTGCCGAATGTCTTCATGTGAAAGCGGGCCTGAGCGGCATAGATGTCCATGAACACCGAGCGCTCGCCGGCTGCCTCCGATGCCTCCGGAGGGAGTTCCATACCTTTACCCGCAGCAAGCAGCGCCCGCATGTGCTGGTCGGCGAGATCCCGGTCCCAGCTTCCCTTGAAGGCCTCGAACATCTGCTCGCGCTTCTCGGGATAGTTCATCTTCTCAGCGCCGACGACGAGCGCAATGTCAGCGAGACCCGCCTTGACGGCCGCATACGCCTGCATCAGCCCCGAACTGGAGCTGGCGCAGGCGTTGTCCGTATTGAAGATGGCTATGCCGGCGAAGCCACATGCTCGCAGGGCTGCTTGACCGCGCACCCCGTGCTGGCCCTCGAGCGCGCCTTGTCGCGTGTTGCAGAACCAGGCGGCCTGAACATCGTCGCGCTCGATTTCGGCGTCGGCCAGGGCGGCGTCCACCGACAGCGCCGTCAGATCCTTCACCGACAGCGTCAGATGCTTGTTGAGCGGCGTCATTGCCGCGCCAATGATGTACACGTCGCTCATTGGGAGTCAGCGATCAAAATTTGTCGTGTCGGGTGGCGCGCCGTCGCCGCCCATCGCCCGTTCGATGTCTTCCGCGATCGAACGCAGTCGAAGACCGATCTCGCCGAGGCGTTCGATCGGGACAAGATATGCCGGCCCTCCGGCGTTGAGCGCGTAGACGCGGCCGTCCGGAAGACGGATGGGAGCGGCCGCGGCATGAATTTCCGGCCGCCATTCGCCGGCACTTGAACAGTAGCCAAGCTCTTCCAGATCGCGCATCGCCTGATCCAGTCCTGCGCGCGTCGCCTGCCATTCTTCCGGCGTTTGCGTTTCCCGCACCTGACCCAGGATTTCCTCGCGCTTTTGGGGTCCGTAGGCGAAGAGAATAGCGCGCCCCATCGATGTCTGCGGCAGCGGCAGACGCGTTCCGGAATAGAGCCGCAGCCCGATCAGCGGATTGCCCTCGTATGCGTCGATGTACATGATCTGAAGCCGGTCCTGCATGCCCAGGCCGACGTTGAGCGCCATGTCATTGGCCAACTGCTCGAGATAGGGACGAGCGACGTCGCGGACGCTTGTGTTTGCGAGAGCGGTGCTGCCTACCGCGATGGCGGATGGACCGAGGCTGTAACGGCGGCTTTCCGGATCGAAGACGAGGAAGCCCGCAGCGGTTAGCGTATATGCCAGGCGCGAGACGGTCGCCTTGGGGAGCAAGACGCGCGCCGCGAGCTCAGCATTGCCCAGATACTGGTCCCCTCGACGAAAAGCCTGAAGCAACAGCAGTCCGCGCTCAAGGGCTTCGACCTTGTGAGGATCCTTTGCCGGCTCGACCTGATCCATTTCGTCGTGCCCTGATTGCGGATTCGGTTCGCCAGCCTTGGTCGCGTTCCGTCTTGGACGCATCTCTCTTCCTTCAGTGAAATCGTGTTTCGTTTATGATGGAATTGATTTCCATTGACAACAACAATCTTTCCCGACACCATAAATGCACATTCGGGGATGGCTGCAGCAGCGAGCATGATGGAACTTGGAATTGAGGGAAAGACGGCGCTGGTTACAGGTGCTGCCGGCGGCCTGGGCGCGGCAATCGCCGAGGCATTGGCAGCGCAAGGGGTCGTGGTCGCCGTAGCCGATATCCGGCTCGACCTGGCGGGTTCGGTCGCAGGCCGCATCCGCGCGATGGGCCATCGCGCCTTTGGCGTCGCGATGGATGTGACGGATGCAAGCTCGGTCGACGGCGCGTTCCAGGAGATCGAGGATCAGGCTGGATCGCCGGATATCCTGATCAACAACGCCGGTTTCACACGCGACAACCGCATCGGCAAAATGCCGGAATCGGATTGGGACGCGGTCGTCGATGTCGTGCTCAAGGGCGCCTATCTCTGCACGAAGCGCGCTCTGCCGGCGATGGTAGCGCGAGAGTGGGGGCGCATCGTCTCCATCTCGTCACGGGCGCATCTCGGCAATCCGGGGCAGGCGAACTACTCGGCCGCGAAGGCCGGGCTGCTCGGCTTCACCCGCGCCATGGCGCTGGAGAACGGCAGGTTCGGCATCACCGCAAACGCCATCGCCCCCGGCATCATCGATACCGCGGCGGTGCGCCAACTCCCGCACTATGAGCGCATCGTGGAAAACGCCAAGGCGACCCTGCCCATCCGCCGCATCGGTTGCCCGCAGGACATCTCCGACGCGGTCTCGTTCCTGGCGTCTGAGCGCGCTTCATACATCACCGGCGAAGTGCTCCACGTCACCGGGGGGCGGTATTGAGCCTCGGCCAGAGGCGTGATGGAGCGCCGTTTCCTCGAAAATAGCTTCGGTCGACAGGGCACGAAGAACGAACCTGGCCTTCTGAACAGAAGGCAATTCATCCCAAGGAATAGTAAAATGACATCTGCATATCTTGTTCTCGACCTGCAGAACGACCTCGTCCACGACGACGGCGCTAGCGGAAAGGGTCCGCTCGGCGAAGCCGTCCGCAGCCGCAGGATTATCGAGAACACGAATAAGGTGATCGCCAAGGCTCGCGCGGCCGGCGCGCCGGTCATCTTCGTGCGTGTCGGCTTCTCCGAGGACTATCGCGAGTGCTCGTCAACCTCGCCGATGTTCTCGGGACTGCGCAAGGCCGGCCTAATGAAGCTCGGCAGCTTCGGTACGGAAATCCACCCCGATCTCGAACGCAGGCCGGAAGACGTCCTGATCACCAAGCATCGCGTTAGTCCCTTCTACGGCACCGAGCTTGAAGTGATCCTGCGGGCGAAGAAGATTTCGAGGGTTGTCGCATCGGGCGTTTCGACGCCGGCCGTCGTACAGGCTTGCATCCGCGAGGCTCACGATCGCGACTATGAATGCGTCGTCGTCGAGGACGCTTGCGCAGCTCCTGGTGCCATCGAGCACGACGAGTCCATTGCCGTGCTGAAGCGGTTCGCGGCTGTCTCAACGGCCGACGAAGTCAGCTTCGCCTGATCCGTCTCCATCCAGGCAGTTACCGGGAGGACTTCCGTGAATAGAGAGCAATTGCGCGCGTATCGGGCCGAGCATGTCCCGCTGTTCAACAGCCAGAAGCTCAAGCTCGGGGTCTTCGCGCTGAACTGCAGTGGCGGCAGCATCATCACCAATTTCCCGACCGACCGGCAGATGACCTGGGACTACAACAAGTCGGTCATCCAGCTTGCCGACCGCATGGGGATGGAGGTCGCGCTGCCGATCGGCCGGTTCAAGGGGCAGGGTGGTTCGTCCAATCACAACGGCAACAGCTACGAGGTCTACACCTGGGCTGCCGCCATGGCGGCAGCCACCGAGAACATCATGTGCTTTGCGACCTCGCATGTGGCGCTCACGCACCCGGTCATCGCGGCCAAGCAGGCCGCGACGATCGATCATATCTCGAACGGCCGCTTCGGCCTGAACGTCGTGATGGGATGGTTCGCGCAGGAAATGGCGATGTTCAACGTCGCCCTGCGCGAGCATGACGACCGTTACCGGTACGGCGACGAGTGGCTGACCGTGGTCAAGCGCCTGTGGAGCGACGACAGCGTCTTCGACTTCGAGGGGGAGTATCTCAAGCTAAAGGGGCTCGAAGCGCAGCCCAAGCCGATCCAACGCCCCGGCCCCATTCTGGTGAACGCGGGCACATCTCCGGCCGGCGTCGATTTTTCGGCGCGGAACGTCGACGTCTGCTTCGGCTCTCCAGCCAAGCCAGAGGACATAGACAGGCTTCTGGCCGTCCGCACCATCGCGGACCAGAAGTTCAACCGCGACGTTGCACTGATGTGTTCCGCGCTCGTTGTCTGCCGGGACACGGAAGCGGAAGCCCAGTCCGCCTATCAGGAGATCCTGGACAATGGCGATTGGGACGCGGCGCACAGCATGCTGGCCGCATTGGGCGTGCAGAGCGGTTCGTTCAAAGAGGGACACGATGAACGCATGAAGCGCTTCGTGGCTGGCTACGGCACGCGTCCCCTTGTCGGCACGCCGGAGCAGATCGTCGACATGCTGATCGACTATTCCAACCGGGGTCTGCACGGCATCGTCTTCTACTTCAAAGACTACCTGGCTGAACTCACGTACTTCTCCGAAAAGGTGATGCCCCTCCTCAAGCAGGCGGGACTAAGACATTGAGCGGCTCGTCGGGTACTGCCGGCCGCCTGGCGGGCAAGATCGCTCTCGTCACCGGCGCCTGCGGCGGCATCGGCATGGCGATCTGCCGCCGTTATACGCAGGAGGGGGCAACCGTCATCGGTGCGGACGTTGCGCCGCCGACGGCCGTCGATCCTGCTGTCATGTCCGCGTGCGTTCATCTCGACGTGGTATCGGAGTCGTCCGTACGGGGGCTGCGCGATCACGTAGCCGGCGTCCACGGCCGACTCGACGTGATGGTGAACAATGCCGGCGCGATGGTCGGCCGGCCGCTCGTCGAAACCAGCGTCGCGGAGTTCGACCGCCTCTACGAAGTCAATCTTCGCGGACCCTTCCTGGTCATGCGCGAACTCGCACCCCTGATGGGCGACACCGGCTCGATCGTTAACATGTCCTCGGCTGCTGCCGTCCGCAACACCAGCGGGATGAGTGCCTATTCCGGAACAAAGGCGGGCCTCGTGGCTCTTTCACGAATTGCCGCAATTGAGCTTGCGCCGATCCGGGTCAACTCAATTCTTCCCGGTGCGATCGATACGCCGATGCCCCGTGCCTTTCTGGCGAATCTGCCGGACACGAAGCAGGCACAGGCACTGCAAGCGCTGGGCGAGCAGCGGCTCGCCAAACGCCTTGGTCGACCGGAGGAAATTGCCGATCTGGCCGTCTACCTGGCTTCGGATGAAGCCGGTTTCGTCACGGGCTCCGACTTCGTCATCGACGGGGGGCGAGCCTGATCGGCGCGCCAGCGGGACTAACCGATCAAGTTCTCAAAACATTCAAACGGGAGGAAACAAGTGAAACTAAAAGGGCTTCTTGCCGCCGTTGCGCTATCGGCGGCACTACCAACACCGGCGTCTGCCGATTTTTCCGGCAATGTCGTGAAGATCGGCGTGCTGACCGATATGTCCGGCCCATTCTCGCACCAGACCGGACCGGGTTCGGTGGCCGGCGCGGAACTGGCGATCGCCGAGATCAAGGGCAAGATCGGGGACGTGCCGGTCGAACTAGTCCTTGCCGACCACCAGAACAAGCCTGACATCGCGCTCAACCTCGCGCGCCGGTGGCTTGACGTGGACGGCGTCGATTTGATCGTCGACCTTGCCAGTTCCGCGGTCGCGCTGGCGGTGCAGGACGTCGTCAAGGAGAAGAACCGCATGGTCATCTTTTCCGGACCAGGCACCGACCGTCTCACCAACGACGCATGTTCGCCCAACGGCATCCACTGGACTTATGACACCTACGCGACCGGTCATTCGATGGCCCAGGCAATCATCGAGTCGGGCGGCAAGAATTGGTTCTTCATCGGCAATGACAGCGCCTTTGGACGATCGATTGTCGAAGTCATGAGCGGCGCAATCGCCAAAGCGTCCGGCAAGGTCGTCGGAGAAGTGTGGCATCCGACCGGCGCGAACGACTACTCATCGTTCATCATGCAGGCACAGAGTTCGGGCGCCGACGTTCTCGTTCTGGCCAATTCCGGAACCGACTTCGTGCGCGCCGTCAAGCAGGCGCGCGAATTCGGCGTCGATGGCGACGCATTGCGCCTTGTCGGTCCCTCGATCAGCATGGCCGACATATTGGCGCTCGGGCCGGAAGACGCAGAGGGCCTTCACTATATCGACGCTTTCTACTGGAACCTGAACGACAAGACGCGGGAACTGACGAACGCCTTCCTGGAAAAGCGCCAGGCGATCCCGGCGCAGGCTCATGCCGGCGTCTACTCAGCGGTCCGTTCCTACCTCGCCGTGGTTTCCGAACTTAAGTCCGACGAAGCCTCGGCTGTCATGGAGAAGCTTGGCTCCACGGAGATCTCGGACGGGTTCACGCCCTCGGGCAAGATCCGCGCGGACGGTCGCATGGTACACGACATGTACCTGATGCGGGCAAAGGGTCCGGATGCCGACAAGACCGCTGACTGGGATGCCGTCGAACTCGTAGCAACGGTCCCCGGTGACAAGGCGTACCGGCCACTCGCCGAAAGCCAGTGCCCGCTGGTCAAGTAGTCCCACCAAAAAATCCACCGGGGGAGGCGGGTCTCGACCCGCCTCCCTGCAGGTCACCGTCGAGAGAGACGACAAATGGAATCGATTTCGGTTCAGATCTTGGCTGGCCAACTGCTGATCGGTCTGATCAACGGCTCCTTTTACGCCATTCTCAGTCTCGGACTGGCGATCATCTTCGGCCTGTTGAACGTCGTGAACTTTGCGCACGGTGCGCTGTACATGCTCGGCGGGATGTGCGCCTGGATGCTGATGACATATGCCGGCATCGGCTACTGGTGGGCATTGATCATTGCGCCTCTGGTGGTAGGCGCATTCGGCATCGTCCTTGAACGAGCGCTTCTCGCGCGCCTGCGCGACGTGGACCACATCTACGGATTGCTTCTGACCTTCGGCGTGGCGCTCATGCTGCAGTCGCTCTTCCAGGGCATCTATGGTTCGGCTGGCATGCCTTACGCGATCCCCGGCGAACTCAAGGGCGGCTGGAACCTGGGCTTCATCTTCCTTCCCAAATACCGCGCCTGGATCATCGGCGTTTCCGTGGTGATCTGCTTCGGCACCTGGTACGCGATCGAGAAGACGAGGCTGGGCTCGTACCTGCGCGCAACCACCGAGAACCCCGAACTCGTCGAGTCCTTCGGCATCAACGTCCAGGTGCTGATCGCGCTGACGTTCGGCGTCGGCACGGGACTAGCCGCGCTCGCCGGTGTGCTGGCCGCGCCCGTCTACTCCGTCAGCCCACAGATGGGCGTGGAACTGCTGACCGTCGTCTTCGCCATCGTCGTCATCGGCGGCATGGGATCGGTGCTCGGCGCCATTCTCGGCGGCTTCTCGCTCGGCATCATCGAGGGCCTTACGAAGGTTGTCTATCCGGAAGCCTCTTCAGTCGTCGTTTTCGTCGTCATGATCCTGGTCATCATGACCCGTCCTGCCGGCCTCTTTGGAAAGCACTGATCGTGTCGAACGCGAAAGAACTCGATGAATACGAAAGGGGCTCCGCTATGGCATCGGCGCTCCTCAACCCGAACGAGTCCAGGGGCCATTTCGTCTGGGTGTTCCTGGCCCTTGCGGTGGCGACCGCAATTCTCCCTGCATTCGTCTACCCGCTGTTCCTCATGAAGATGATGTGCTTCGCGATGTTCGCGATCGGCTTCAATCTTTTGCTGGGCTATTGCGGTCTGCTCTCGCTTGGCCATGCCGCATTCTTCGGCGCTGGCGGCTACACCGCCGCCTTCGTCGCCGCGAGTTGGGGCCTTTCTCCTGAGGCGGCAGTCCTGTTCGGCACGCTGGCCGGGTTGATACTGGGCGTCGCCTTCGGGCTTCTCGCGATCCGACGGCACGGCATCTACATGACGATGGTGACACTCGGCCTGGCGCAGATGGTCTACTTCATCGTCCTTCAATCGCCCTACAGCGGCGCAGAGGACGGAATACAGGGCGTACCACGCGGAACCCTGTTCGGCCTGTTCGACCTGCGCAGCGACATGACGCTCTATGTCGTCGTCTCGGTGGTGTTCATGCTGGTTCTTCTGGGCTCCTACCGTCTGACCTATTCTCCTTTCGGGCAGGTACTGCGGGCAGTACGCGACAGCGAAAGCCGGGCGACGTCGCTCGGATTGAACGTGCGGACCATCAAGCTCACGGTTTTTGCGATCTCGGCCACCATCTCCGGCCTCGCCGGCTCGATGAAGGCAATCATCTTCCAGATTGCGACCCTGGTGGACGTCCACCTGACCACCTCCGGCGAGGTGGTCCTGATGACGCTGATCGGCGGCGTGGGCACGGTGCTCGGCCCTGTCGTCGGCGCCGCTGTCCTGGTGACCAGCCAAAACTACCTAGCGGGCTTCGGCCAGTGGGTCACGTTCATCCAGGGGTTCATTTTCGTAGTCCTGGTGCTTGCCTTCAGGGAAGGCATCGTCGGTCTTCTCATTCGTCTCTGGAGGAGGCCGCTGTGACCGATCTTTCCGCCAACGGCATGCCGCGACGGAGCGCGCCGGACACCATGATTGAGACGCGCGACCTGACCATGGAGTTTGCAGGGTTCAGGGCGGTCGACGGCGTCAACCTAGCCGTCAAGCGGGGGGACATCCACGCCCTGATCGGCCCCAATGGCGCGGGCAAGACGACCTGCTTCAACATGATCACCAAATTCCTCACACCCACCCGCGGACAAGTGTTCCTTGAGGGCCGCGACGTGACGCGAACGCCGCCGGCCGAGATCGCGCGCGACGGCATCGTGCGTTCGTTCCAGATATCGGCGGTATTTCAGGATCTGACGGCGATTCAGAATGTATGCGTCGCGCTGCAGAGCAAGACGAAGCGCGTCTATTCGATGCTGCGTGCGGACACCGGACTGCAGGACCTAATGGTCAGAGCAGGCGATCTGCTGGAGATGGTCGGCCTGTGGGAATACCGATACGAAAAGGCCCGCTTCCTGTCGTACGGCCGCAAGCGCGCGCTGGAACTGGCGACAACCCTCGCGATGGACCCCAAGGTAATGCTGCTCGATGAGCCGATGGCGGGTATGTCGCCGGAGGACGTTCGCCGGGTGACTGAGCTGATCGTCCGGCTGCGCGCCGGCAGAACCGTCCTGATGGTTGAGCACAATCTCAATGTCGTGGCCGAGATTTCCGACCGCATAACCGTGCTTGCACGCGGAAAGGTGCTCGCAGAAGGCAGCTACCAAGACGTTTCCGGCAACACGGACGTGCAGTCCGCCTATATCGGAGCAGGATATGACTGAACGCGGCAGCGCCGTGGACCTCGCTCTCGAACTCAGGGACGTCGTCGCGGGCTATGGAGAGACACAGGTCCTGCATGGGATCGACCTGCATCTGCGGCAGGGCGAGATCGTCAGCCTTCTCGGCCGCAACGGCGCGGGAAAATCCACCACCCTCAAGGTGATCGCGGGTCTGCTCCGCAATCGAAAGGGGTCGATCAGGATTGACGGAAAGGAAGCCATCGGGCTCCCGGCCCGCCAAACCGCGCGTCTGGGCTTGGCCTACTGCCCTGAGGACCGGGGCATTTTCTCGTCTCTGACGGTGCACGAGAACCTGCTCTTGCCCCCCGTCCTGAAACCTGGCGGCCTGACGGTCGAGGAACTCTACACGACGTTCCCGAACCTGTGGGCCAGACGTGACAGCGGCGGCACGAAACTGTCGGGCGGCGAGCAGCAGATGCTGGCGATCGCCCGCATCCTGCGTAGCGGCGCCAAGATCCTGCTTCTCGATGAGCCGACCGAAGGGCTCGCTCCCGTGATCGTGGAGGAGATAGGATCGCTCATTCGGACCCTGCGCGACCGTGGCTACACGATCCTGCTGGTCGAACAGAACTACAGGTTCGCGCGGGCGTTCGCCGACCGCCACTACATCATGGAGACCGGTCGCGTCGCCGACGAAATCGTCACGGCCGACATGCCCGCGCGCGAACATGACATCCGGGCGTATCTGGGTCTATGACGAACGAGGAGAGACGGACATGGCCTCACTGCGCCAGATGATTGCGAACAAGGAGTTCGTCCTCGCACCGGGGGCCTACGATTGCCTGACGGCCGGCGCCGCGCAGCGAGCCGGCTTCAACGCCGTCTACATGACCGGGGCAGGGGTCTCGGCTTCCCACGGTTACCCGGACTTTGGCCTGATCACCATGACCGAGATGGTGACGGTTGCCGGGCGCATGGCCGCCTCCGTCGATGTGCCTCTGATTGCTGACGCGGATTCCGGCTTCGGCAGCGAACTGAATACGGCCCGCGCGGTGCGCGCCTATGAGCGGGCGGGTGTGGCCGCAATCCACATTGAAGACCAGACCTTCCCGAAGAAGTGCGGGCATTTCGAGAACAAGACAATTGTTCCGGCCGAGGACTTCGTCGCCAAGATCCGCACGGCCTGCAAGGCGCGCGAGACGCCCGACTTCATGATCATCGCGCGGACAGACGCGCGCGCCGTCGAAGGATTCAACGCGGCGATCGAGCGCGGCAAGCGCGCCGCAGATGCCGGCGCGGATATCATCTTCGTGGAGGCGCCGCAGACGCTGGAGGAGATGGCGGCGGTCCCCGAGCGCATCGGCGCGCCCTGCCTCCTGAACGTGGTCTGGCGCGGCAAGACGCCGGAGATCGATTTCGAGACCGCGGCCGAGCTGGGCTACAGCATCGTCATCTTGCCCAGCATCCTGCTGAAGTCTGTGATGGGCATGTCGATGGAGATACTCAACGCTGCAAAGACCATCGGCCGTCATCCGGTTCCGCCGGGGGACATCGGCATCAAGGAAGGCGTCGCCATCGCCTCGGGCGCCGAATGGCGAACCATCAACGCGGCATTGGACGTCCCTCTCGCCTGACTCCAGCACCACACGAAACGGTTTTCCGGGTCGCTGCAACCCATGACGAGGTGACAATGCCAACGACGCTTTTCGACAAGCTGTGGAGCAGACACGCGGTCATGGAGCATCCGCTTGCCGGGACCTTGCTGTTCATCGACCGCCACCTGCTTCACGAAGGCTCGCGCAATGCGTTCTCCCAGTTGCGCCGCCGCGGCCTGCAGGTACGCCGGCCCGACCTGAGCACGGCCGTCGTCGACCACTATGCCCCAACCACCTCGCGCGATGTTGAGCAGATCGATGTCGCGTCACGGCGACAGGTTATCGCCGATCTCGCCAGCAACGCCGGCGCGGCGGGCGTCGAGATCCTCGATCTCGCTCATCCGTCGCAGGGCATCGTCCACGTCATCGGTCCTGAACTTGGGCTGACCCGGCCGGGCATGACCATCGTCTGTGGCGACAGCCATACCGCGACACATGGCGCGATGGGGGCGCTCGCCTTCGGCATCGGCGCCTCGCAGGTTGCCCATGTTCTCGCGACGCAGACGCTATGGCAGAAAAAGCCCAAACAGATGCGGATCGTCGTGCGAGGAAGCCTCAGGCCGCACGTCACCGCAAAGGATCTTATCCTGGCGATCATAGCCAGAGTGGGTGCGGCTGGTGGAACGGGCTACGCCATCGAATATGCGGGCCCGGCCGTCGAGGCGTTGAGCCTCGAGGGCAGGCTGACCTTGTGCAACATGACCATCGAGGCCGGCGCCCGCTTTGGCCTAGTCGCCCCGGATCAGGTCACGTTCGACTATCTGCGCGAGCGCGCATTCGATGCCGACGATGCGGGATGGCAGGCGCGCCTTGACGAATGGCGGGAGCTGCGCACGGAAACCGGGGCGGCCTTCGACAGCGAAATCGAGATGGACGCGACGTCGCTGAAGCCGATGATCACCTGGGGAACGAGTCCGGAAGACGGGGTCAGTGTCGACGGCGTCGTACCCGATCCGGCGTCGATCCAAGAGGTGTCACGGCGCAACGGCAAGATGGCCGCCCTCGACTATATGGGTCTGATGCCGGGCACGGCGATCGAAGACATCCGCTTCGACCGCGTCTTCATCGGCTCCTGCACCAATGGCCGCATCGAGGACCTGCGCGCTGCGGCGCGAGCCATCGGCGGGCGCAAGGCCGTCATACCGGCCATGGTCGTTCCGGGCTCCATGGCAGTGAGGGCGCAAGCCGAACGCGAAGGACTGGACACGATCTTTCTGGAGGCCGGGTTCGAGTGGCGTATGTCGGGATGCTCGATGTGCGCGGGCATGAACGGCGACCTGGGTCGCGCCGGCGAACGCTGCGCCTCGACGTCAAACCGCAACTTCGTCGGTCGCCAGGGCGCGGGTGTGCGCACCCATCTGATGAACCCCGCCATGGCCGCCACCATCGCCGTAACCGGCCATCCGGTCGACATTTCAGAGGCTGAACGATGATTCCCTTCACCGCCCTCACCGCGACCGGCCTTCCGCTCGGTCTCGAGAACGTCGACACCGACCAGATCCTGCCCGCACGCTTCCTTTCGATGAAACCGGAGGACGGCTATGCCGACTTTTGCTTCCATGACCTCAGGTTTGACGCCCAAGGCGCGCCAAGGTCAGACACTCCCCTGACGTCCGGCGTGCATGCTGGCGCGGCGATCCTCGTCGCAGGCTCGAATTTCGGTTGCGGGTCCTCAAGGGAAGGCGCCGTATACGCTTTGCAGCACCTCGGTTTCCGGGTGGTCATCGCGGAAAGCTTTGGCGACATCTTCTACCAGAACGCGCTGGTCAACGGCCTGCTGGCCATCCGAGCCGATGCCGGGATCACTCAGACGATCCTAGAGCATCTGCGCGCCCAACCTGACGCGCCAATCCATGTCGATCTGGACAAGCAGACAGTCGATGTCGAGGGCAGCGTGACCTTCACGTTCGACATTGACCCCTTCAAGAAACACTGTGTGCTGAACGGCACCGACGAAATCAGTTTCACTCTGGGCTTTCTGGAACAGATCCAGCGGTACGAAATCAAGGGGGAGGGCACCCTCGGTTGAATCGTATCGGCCTGCAGTTCTTCCAACGTCATGCGCCGCGCTGGGCGCCGCTATCAGAGTCGCCGCTTTCGGCGATGAGCATGAGCAGCCATCTGAACAGAGAAGCGTCGCTAAAGCCTTGCCGCCCGCACGGACGAATTTGATGGCCTCGGCGAAAGCCGCACGCCAATCACCGCGGGCCATGCGTTCACCTGATGATTGTGGCGCCGGCCAGCCTCATGTTGAGCACCGTCCAGGTGCTCCTCGTGATGCGCGCCGAGCGGGTGTCCCCGGATTTCCAGCCAGTCCATTGCGAGGACATGGGAAAGCGCGGTGCTGTTGCGACGGGCTTACTGTTCGGACGTAGTGGCAGACGTGTCGCGGACTAACGCGGTCCCCTGGCATCAACCGCCGGGGCAAAGAATCGAGAAGGCCTCCTCCACGCGCTGCCGATCGCCGTCGTCCATCTCGTCGTCACCTTCGCGGGGAAATCCAGCACCGGATGCTGCGGCTGCGACTCCTTATCGACACGATGAGCATTGG
This portion of the Mesorhizobium shangrilense genome encodes:
- a CDS encoding thiolase family protein yields the protein MSDVYIIGAAMTPLNKHLTLSVKDLTALSVDAALADAEIERDDVQAAWFCNTRQGALEGQHGVRGQAALRACGFAGIAIFNTDNACASSSSGLMQAYAAVKAGLADIALVVGAEKMNYPEKREQMFEAFKGSWDRDLADQHMRALLAAGKGMELPPEASEAAGERSVFMDIYAAQARFHMKTFGTTRRQIAAVAAKNHCHSQFNPNAQYRFPMTVDEVLADRLIAWPITRAMCAPMSDGSAALVIASAGAVARLGSRRAVAIRGIGVSSSSDRSIEEYDKHLTRVAADRAYERAGVGPADISVAELHDASAIAEIIHSENVGFCAYGEGGPLVESGDTTLGGRLPINVSGGLLSKGHPIGATGAIQIVELVTQLRGEAGERQVATPKLGLAENGGGFHGVEEAACVVTILEAPQR
- a CDS encoding IclR family transcriptional regulator gives rise to the protein MRPRRNATKAGEPNPQSGHDEMDQVEPAKDPHKVEALERGLLLLQAFRRGDQYLGNAELAARVLLPKATVSRLAYTLTAAGFLVFDPESRRYSLGPSAIAVGSTALANTSVRDVARPYLEQLANDMALNVGLGMQDRLQIMYIDAYEGNPLIGLRLYSGTRLPLPQTSMGRAILFAYGPQKREEILGQVRETQTPEEWQATRAGLDQAMRDLEELGYCSSAGEWRPEIHAAAAPIRLPDGRVYALNAGGPAYLVPIERLGEIGLRLRSIAEDIERAMGGDGAPPDTTNFDR
- the fabG gene encoding 3-oxoacyl-ACP reductase FabG, which gives rise to MELGIEGKTALVTGAAGGLGAAIAEALAAQGVVVAVADIRLDLAGSVAGRIRAMGHRAFGVAMDVTDASSVDGAFQEIEDQAGSPDILINNAGFTRDNRIGKMPESDWDAVVDVVLKGAYLCTKRALPAMVAREWGRIVSISSRAHLGNPGQANYSAAKAGLLGFTRAMALENGRFGITANAIAPGIIDTAAVRQLPHYERIVENAKATLPIRRIGCPQDISDAVSFLASERASYITGEVLHVTGGRY
- a CDS encoding cysteine hydrolase family protein is translated as MTSAYLVLDLQNDLVHDDGASGKGPLGEAVRSRRIIENTNKVIAKARAAGAPVIFVRVGFSEDYRECSSTSPMFSGLRKAGLMKLGSFGTEIHPDLERRPEDVLITKHRVSPFYGTELEVILRAKKISRVVASGVSTPAVVQACIREAHDRDYECVVVEDACAAPGAIEHDESIAVLKRFAAVSTADEVSFA
- a CDS encoding LLM class flavin-dependent oxidoreductase — protein: MNREQLRAYRAEHVPLFNSQKLKLGVFALNCSGGSIITNFPTDRQMTWDYNKSVIQLADRMGMEVALPIGRFKGQGGSSNHNGNSYEVYTWAAAMAAATENIMCFATSHVALTHPVIAAKQAATIDHISNGRFGLNVVMGWFAQEMAMFNVALREHDDRYRYGDEWLTVVKRLWSDDSVFDFEGEYLKLKGLEAQPKPIQRPGPILVNAGTSPAGVDFSARNVDVCFGSPAKPEDIDRLLAVRTIADQKFNRDVALMCSALVVCRDTEAEAQSAYQEILDNGDWDAAHSMLAALGVQSGSFKEGHDERMKRFVAGYGTRPLVGTPEQIVDMLIDYSNRGLHGIVFYFKDYLAELTYFSEKVMPLLKQAGLRH
- a CDS encoding SDR family NAD(P)-dependent oxidoreductase, which translates into the protein MSGSSGTAGRLAGKIALVTGACGGIGMAICRRYTQEGATVIGADVAPPTAVDPAVMSACVHLDVVSESSVRGLRDHVAGVHGRLDVMVNNAGAMVGRPLVETSVAEFDRLYEVNLRGPFLVMRELAPLMGDTGSIVNMSSAAAVRNTSGMSAYSGTKAGLVALSRIAAIELAPIRVNSILPGAIDTPMPRAFLANLPDTKQAQALQALGEQRLAKRLGRPEEIADLAVYLASDEAGFVTGSDFVIDGGRA